In Malus sylvestris chromosome 15, drMalSylv7.2, whole genome shotgun sequence, a single genomic region encodes these proteins:
- the LOC126604953 gene encoding umecyanin-like, protein MVSRMGLVGCFLLVAVALFNGATADTYTVGDDLEWTIPPAGSIAYTTWANTKRFQNNDTIVFKWSGSHTVAEVSKADYDNCSNSNHLAFYDSSPASITLTSNVTRYFICTVGNHCSDLGQKVTIKISEDDDRWWDHNASSSLTVNIGALILSTAMAIFFYSFN, encoded by the exons ATGGTGAGTCGTATGGGATTGGTTGGGTGCTTTCTTCTTGTTGCAGTGGCCTTGTTCAACGGTGCCACAGCTGATACTTACACAGTCGGAGACGATTTGGAATGGACTATTCCTCCAGCCGGCTCTATTGCCTACACCACCTGGGCTAACACAAAAAGATTTCAGAATAATGATACAATAG TATTCAAGTGGAGTGGATCACACACAGTAGCTGAAGTATCGAAGGCTGATTACGATAACTGCTCAAATTCGAACCATCTTGCTTTTTATGATTCCAGCCCTGCAAGTATTACACTGACTTCCAACGTGACCCGTTACTTCATCTGCACCGTAGGTAATCACTGCAGTGATTTAGGGCAGAAGGTGACTATCAAGATTTCTGAAGATGATGATCGCTGGTGGGACCACAACGCCTCTTCTTCTCTCACCGTTAATATTGGTGCCCTAATCCTCTCCACTGCGATGGCCATCTTCTTCTATAGCTTTAATTAA